A single Metarhizium brunneum chromosome 5, complete sequence DNA region contains:
- the PFA5 gene encoding Palmitoyltransferase PFA5, with the protein MSHTRWLFSIIPALLVGVFGLGAYAVVGRLCVEYILRRQGKTGLAAGLLVLFFPLYILALVCYAQLFVTVQRDPGLVPLTNGRDDKSPEPGEKRRGFRSRRKTDPEDPPWVPPDLNPDSPGLEAFYSKDVFACEADGRPKWCSECRQWKPDRAHHSREMGRCVRKMDHMCPWVGGMVSETSFNFFVQFTFYASCLCGLCAAIAIYCLVAELNSDEIQVDGWIIAILVISSFFGLFALGMTLTGGRFLLTNITNIDMLRRRQTFNLAVRIPLGTPASTKYQTITYPILPKVAGATGSGQLDDDAAASTSARDQDAFRTFAILKTEPYENPWDLGFWENWKSVMGNEPWEWFLPIRHSPCCNHDSMHSDYRLGPVVDDLKKRYELPKFPDGPDGGVSPDRV; encoded by the exons ATGTCCCATACTCGCTGGCTCTTCAGCATCATCCCcgccctcctcgtcggcgtctttggccttggggcATATGCTGTCGTAGGTCGTCTTTGTG TGGAATATATCTTACGCCGCCAGGGCAAGACGGGTCTTGCTGCCGGCCTCTTGGTGCTGTTCTTCCCGCTGTACATACTCGCGCTCGTCTGCTACGCCCAGCTCTTCGTCACTGTCCAGCGCGACCCGGGCCTTGTCCCCCTTACGAATGGCCGCGACGACAAATCTCCTGAGCCGGGCGAGAAGCGTCGTGGTTTCCGATCGAGGCGCAAGACGGACCCCGAGGATCCGCCCTGGGTTCCGCCCGACTTGAATCCGGACAGCCCCGGCCTAGAGGCCTTTTACAGCAAGGATGTGTTTGCGTGCGAGGCGGACGGCCGGCCTAAGTGGTGCTCAGAATGCCGGCAGTGGAAGCCCGACAGAGCACATCATTCTCGCGAAATGGGTCGGTGTGTCAGGAAGATGGACCACATGTGTCCCTGGGTAGGCGGCATGGTGTCAGAAACCT CCTTTAATTTTTTTGTTCAATTTACCTTTTACGCCTCTTGTCTTTGTGGGCTGTGTGCCGCAATCGCCATCTACTGTCTCGTCGCGGAACTCAACTCTGATGAAATCCAAGTCGATGGCTGGATTATTGCCATTCTGGTGATATCCTCATTCTTTGGCCTCTTCGCGCTCGGCATGACCCTCACGGGCGGGCGCTTCCTCTTGACCAACATCACCAATATTGACATGCTGCGACGAAGGCAGACATTCAACTTGGCCGTTCGAATTCCACTGGGAACACCCGCGTCAACAAAATACCAAACCATAACCTATCCAATACTGCCAAAAGTAGCGGGTGCAACCGGGTCCGGCCagctggacgacgacgctgcggcctcgacgtcggctCGTGACCAAGACGCATTCCGCACCTTTGCCATTTTAAAAACCGAACCGTACGAAAATCCGTGGGACCTTGGGTTTTGGGAAAATTGGAAATCCGTCATGGGGAACGAACCCTGGGAGTGGTTCTTGCCCATTCGACACTCCCCCTGTTGTAACCATGATAGCATGCACAGCGACTACCGACTCGGGCCCGTTGTCGATGATCTCAAGAAGCGCTACGAACTGCCCAAGTTCCCTGACGGGCCTGACGGGGGCGTGTCACCCGACCGCGTGTAA